The Halorhabdus sp. BNX81 genome includes a region encoding these proteins:
- the larC gene encoding nickel pincer cofactor biosynthesis protein LarC yields the protein MDTLAFDGRMGASGDMILAALLDAGGDPDVLAPVEDALGVEYVVGRTTTGGIDAANVDVRYADNAETQRHEHEHGAEHGHDHHHDHATDEHAAEGHGPTRRYDEVIDVVERMALPDAVEERALAIFERLGNAESAVHGTDLDATHFHEVGADDAIADVVGASLLFADLDPDRIVTTPLSTGDGEVEMAHGTTTVPAPAVVEIAADADYSIQGGPVERELLTPTGAAILAEVADGVETLPTMDVRASGYGAGDHETGDRANALRVLLGETAGDLRRESITVLETNVDDVSPEMLGGLQETLTEAGARDVSILPVTMKKSRPGHLIKVVVKPEDADRVARRLAEETGTLGVREHGAGHRWVAERETRTVDIELDAETYPVDVKVASDREGTWLDASAEYEDALAVARETDRPVREIMARAERALDE from the coding sequence ATGGACACGCTCGCGTTCGACGGCCGGATGGGTGCCAGCGGCGACATGATCCTGGCGGCGCTGCTCGATGCCGGTGGGGATCCCGACGTGCTCGCGCCCGTCGAGGACGCCCTCGGCGTCGAGTACGTCGTCGGCCGGACGACGACGGGCGGGATCGATGCCGCGAACGTCGACGTTCGCTACGCGGACAACGCGGAGACCCAGCGCCACGAACACGAGCATGGAGCGGAACACGGCCACGACCACCATCACGATCACGCTACCGACGAACACGCTGCCGAAGGACACGGCCCGACGCGGCGCTACGACGAGGTCATCGATGTCGTCGAGAGGATGGCCCTGCCGGACGCGGTCGAAGAGCGCGCACTCGCGATCTTCGAGCGCCTGGGCAATGCCGAATCGGCAGTCCACGGCACCGACCTCGATGCGACGCACTTCCACGAGGTCGGGGCCGACGACGCCATCGCTGACGTCGTCGGCGCGAGTCTCTTGTTCGCGGATCTCGACCCGGACCGTATCGTCACGACCCCGCTGTCGACCGGCGACGGCGAGGTCGAGATGGCCCACGGAACCACAACTGTTCCCGCACCAGCCGTGGTCGAGATCGCTGCCGACGCCGACTATTCGATCCAGGGTGGCCCCGTCGAGCGGGAACTCCTGACGCCGACGGGCGCGGCGATCCTCGCCGAAGTCGCTGACGGCGTCGAGACGCTCCCAACCATGGACGTGCGGGCGTCGGGCTACGGCGCGGGCGATCACGAGACGGGCGACCGGGCGAACGCCCTCCGGGTGCTACTCGGCGAGACGGCAGGCGATCTCCGGCGAGAGTCGATCACGGTCCTCGAGACGAACGTCGACGACGTGAGTCCGGAGATGCTCGGTGGGCTCCAGGAGACATTGACCGAAGCGGGCGCGCGGGACGTCTCGATCCTCCCGGTGACGATGAAGAAATCCCGACCCGGCCATCTGATCAAGGTCGTGGTCAAGCCCGAGGACGCCGATCGCGTGGCCCGGCGACTGGCCGAGGAGACCGGCACGCTCGGCGTTCGTGAGCACGGGGCCGGGCATCGCTGGGTGGCCGAGCGCGAAACGCGGACGGTCGACATCGAACTCGACGCCGAGACCTACCCGGTCGACGTGAAGGTTGCCAGCGACCGCGAGGGGACGTGGCTCGACGCGAGTGCGGAATACGAGGACGCACTGGCAGTCGCGCGTGAGACGGATCGGCCAGTCAGAGAGATCATGGCCCGGGCCGAGCGCGCGCTCGACGAGTGA
- the radB gene encoding DNA repair and recombination protein RadB: MSEPISTGCDAVDELLGGGLERGAVTQIYGQPAAGKTNLALGAAVETAAAGESALYLDTEGVSIDRLEQLADARGDVEDLASRIILTEAHTFEEQQEAVRDAEEFGGQVDLIVLDSATGFYRLERTEQEDGEALRAVARQITHLLALARKHDLAVAFTNQVFSDPDGDRARPLGGHTLNHWSSLVLRLDRFRGGKRRATLEKHHAKATGDTARFQITDAGMSGVEDI, encoded by the coding sequence GTGAGCGAGCCAATTTCGACCGGCTGTGACGCCGTCGACGAGCTGCTCGGCGGGGGCCTCGAACGCGGTGCCGTCACGCAGATCTACGGGCAGCCGGCGGCCGGGAAGACCAACCTCGCGCTGGGGGCGGCCGTCGAGACGGCTGCAGCGGGGGAGTCAGCACTCTACCTCGACACCGAGGGCGTCTCGATCGACCGCTTGGAGCAACTCGCCGACGCCCGCGGCGATGTCGAGGACCTCGCCTCGCGGATCATCCTCACCGAGGCCCACACCTTCGAGGAACAACAGGAGGCAGTCCGCGACGCCGAGGAGTTCGGCGGCCAGGTCGATCTGATCGTGCTGGACAGCGCGACGGGCTTCTACCGGCTGGAGCGCACTGAACAGGAAGACGGCGAGGCGCTGCGGGCGGTCGCCCGCCAGATCACACATTTGCTGGCCCTGGCCCGTAAGCACGATCTTGCCGTCGCCTTTACCAATCAGGTGTTCAGCGATCCCGACGGCGATCGGGCACGGCCCCTGGGCGGCCACACGCTCAATCATTGGTCGTCGCTCGTCCTCCGGCTGGATCGCTTCCGCGGCGGCAAGCGCCGGGCCACCCTGGAGAAACACCACGCGAAGGCGACCGGCGACACGGCCCGTTTCCAGATTACGGACGCCGGTATGTCTGGCGTCGAGGACATCTGA
- a CDS encoding NifU family protein, which yields MSTESQEGSSDLEQRVVNFLRRNFPQIQMHGGSAAVQDLDEEAGEVTIMLGGACSGCGISPMTVQAIKSRMTKEIPEINTVHANTGMEGGGMGGMEESSSPGDSRGGSLDSDDDEGPAAPF from the coding sequence ATGAGCACAGAGTCACAGGAAGGGTCGTCCGATCTCGAACAGCGCGTCGTCAACTTCCTGCGGCGCAACTTCCCGCAGATCCAGATGCACGGCGGAAGCGCGGCCGTCCAGGATCTCGACGAGGAGGCTGGCGAAGTGACGATCATGCTCGGCGGGGCCTGCAGCGGGTGTGGCATCTCGCCGATGACGGTCCAGGCGATCAAGTCCCGCATGACAAAGGAAATCCCCGAGATCAACACCGTCCACGCCAACACCGGCATGGAGGGTGGCGGCATGGGCGGGATGGAGGAGTCTTCGAGTCCCGGCGACTCCCGCGGCGGCAGTCTGGACAGCGACGACGACGAAGGCCCGGCCGCCCCCTTCTAA
- a CDS encoding type II toxin-antitoxin system PemK/MazF family toxin, producing the protein MSGPPEVRRGDVVIGRLDPAEGHEMKKTRPAVVVQNDVGNANASTTIVAPATGTYRGYPFEVLVEANDSPFEKDSSVRLDQIRVVSIEKRIHSVLGSLDTGTMVEIDDALKLSLGLD; encoded by the coding sequence ATGAGTGGTCCTCCCGAGGTTCGACGGGGGGATGTCGTGATCGGCAGACTCGATCCCGCCGAGGGCCACGAGATGAAGAAAACCCGACCCGCCGTCGTGGTCCAGAACGACGTTGGGAACGCGAATGCGAGTACGACGATCGTCGCGCCGGCGACTGGAACGTACCGGGGATACCCGTTTGAGGTACTCGTCGAGGCGAATGACTCTCCGTTCGAGAAGGACTCCTCGGTCCGGCTTGACCAGATTCGCGTCGTATCGATCGAGAAGCGGATCCACTCGGTACTCGGGAGCCTCGATACAGGGACGATGGTGGAGATCGACGACGCGCTGAAACTAAGTCTCGGACTCGACTGA
- a CDS encoding ketopantoate reductase family protein, with amino-acid sequence MDVVVFGAGSLGSLIGGLLAREHAVTLVGREEHARAVQEDGLRLTGKVEDVVHPRASTNVPDTTDIVIVTVKAHDTPAAVEALSACDCDAVLSLQNGMGNEERLAALDTEILAGTVTYGAIQDEPGSVRCTGLGEVVLGPPDGGRSALADRIGDAFKAAGIETTVAPDMPRRLWEKLAVNAGINATTALSRVPNGALSDGPLSDVARRAARETARVARSRGVDLADDDAIAALESVVEATADNESSMYRDVQSGRRTEVDAINGHVAESDVETPANELLAALLRGWEREQNLRN; translated from the coding sequence ATGGATGTCGTCGTCTTCGGCGCGGGCAGCCTCGGGAGTCTGATCGGCGGGTTACTCGCCCGCGAACACGCCGTCACGCTGGTCGGCCGCGAGGAGCACGCTCGCGCAGTACAGGAAGATGGCCTCCGGCTTACAGGCAAGGTCGAGGACGTGGTTCACCCCCGTGCCTCGACGAACGTTCCCGACACGACCGATATAGTGATCGTGACCGTCAAAGCCCACGACACGCCAGCGGCCGTCGAGGCGCTCTCGGCGTGTGACTGCGACGCGGTGCTCTCGCTGCAGAACGGGATGGGCAACGAGGAGCGACTGGCGGCGCTCGACACCGAGATTCTCGCGGGCACGGTAACTTACGGCGCGATTCAGGACGAACCAGGGAGCGTTCGATGTACCGGACTCGGCGAGGTGGTCCTCGGCCCGCCGGACGGTGGACGGAGTGCGCTCGCAGATCGGATCGGCGACGCGTTCAAAGCGGCGGGGATCGAGACGACCGTCGCGCCGGACATGCCCCGGCGGCTCTGGGAAAAACTTGCGGTCAACGCCGGCATCAACGCGACGACAGCACTCTCTCGTGTGCCGAACGGCGCACTCAGCGACGGCCCGCTGTCGGACGTCGCGCGCCGAGCCGCTCGTGAGACTGCCCGGGTCGCGCGATCCCGGGGCGTCGACCTGGCTGACGACGACGCAATCGCCGCGCTCGAATCCGTCGTCGAGGCGACCGCCGACAACGAATCATCGATGTATCGTGATGTCCAGTCCGGCCGCCGGACAGAGGTCGACGCGATCAACGGCCACGTGGCCGAAAGCGACGTCGAAACGCCAGCCAACGAGCTACTGGCGGCGCTCCTCCGGGGCTGGGAACGGGAGCAAAACCTGCGGAATTAG
- a CDS encoding DUF5783 family protein, with product MTDFDPDRFTDKYEHYFTELQQAYRRAFEAMSERHDSDLIHGIDQRILAESEPFYEGDGEFRIDLPDDASDRLPDVDADRLETVLGEYTGELETQLRSVFDFEEAR from the coding sequence ATGACCGACTTCGACCCGGACCGCTTCACCGACAAGTACGAGCACTACTTCACCGAACTCCAGCAGGCCTATCGCCGGGCGTTCGAAGCGATGTCCGAGCGCCACGACTCCGACCTGATCCACGGGATCGACCAGCGAATCCTCGCCGAAAGCGAGCCCTTCTACGAGGGTGACGGCGAGTTTCGGATCGACCTGCCTGACGATGCCAGTGATCGACTCCCCGACGTGGACGCCGACCGCCTGGAGACGGTCCTCGGGGAGTACACCGGCGAACTCGAAACCCAACTGCGCTCCGTCTTTGATTTCGAGGAGGCGCGGTAG